The Nostoc sp. 'Lobaria pulmonaria (5183) cyanobiont' genome window below encodes:
- a CDS encoding ATP phosphoribosyltransferase regulatory subunit — protein MVYQPAAGARDLLPLDVEKKRWIEDRLQQVFDRWGYHRIITSTLERMDTLMAGEAIQRQMVIQLQQNGEDDELGLRPELTASIARTVVTRMAGVTYPQRLYYNANVFRRTWESRHNRQQEFYQAGVELLGTGGLLANAEVLLLVADCLATLGLQGWHLILGEAGITRSLLSAFPANLQAQVRSAIAHLDRITIDNLPLSDKLRDRAQIILDLRGSSADVLQKVSSLDLDEEQREAVNNLKSLVELLESEKKIPLILDLSLIQTIDYYTGIVFEVVNDTESQARVLGRGGRYDQLLGLYHPQGENIPGIGFGLNIEDLYQVLLSTQQLPQETPASDWLVAPETANANAAAFVYAQKLRNSTDLVRVEIDLGGRDAEAIRQYASDRSIAQIAWIKADGSPTIESLR, from the coding sequence ATGGTGTATCAACCAGCAGCGGGAGCCAGGGATTTATTACCCTTGGATGTAGAGAAAAAACGCTGGATTGAAGATCGGTTACAGCAGGTGTTTGATCGTTGGGGATATCACAGGATTATCACCTCGACTTTAGAGCGCATGGATACCCTGATGGCGGGGGAAGCAATTCAGCGTCAGATGGTGATTCAACTACAACAAAATGGTGAAGATGATGAATTAGGGCTACGTCCAGAATTAACAGCATCTATTGCTCGTACTGTTGTGACTCGGATGGCTGGTGTCACTTATCCACAAAGGTTGTATTACAACGCCAATGTGTTTCGCCGCACTTGGGAAAGTAGACACAATCGCCAACAAGAGTTTTATCAAGCTGGCGTGGAGTTGTTAGGTACTGGCGGATTGCTGGCGAATGCGGAAGTACTGCTGTTAGTAGCAGATTGTTTGGCAACATTGGGTTTGCAGGGATGGCATTTAATTTTAGGTGAGGCGGGAATTACCCGATCGCTCCTGAGTGCTTTTCCTGCTAATTTACAAGCTCAAGTTCGCAGTGCGATCGCTCATCTTGACCGCATCACCATAGATAATTTACCCCTGAGTGACAAACTGCGCGATCGCGCCCAAATCATCCTGGATTTGCGCGGGTCAAGTGCAGATGTATTACAAAAAGTCAGTAGTTTGGATCTAGATGAAGAACAGCGAGAGGCAGTGAATAACCTCAAATCCCTAGTAGAATTACTAGAATCAGAGAAAAAAATTCCGTTAATCCTCGATCTGAGCCTGATCCAAACCATAGATTACTACACTGGTATCGTCTTTGAAGTTGTCAATGATACCGAATCCCAAGCCAGAGTTTTAGGGCGTGGTGGTCGCTATGACCAGCTTTTGGGGCTATATCATCCTCAAGGAGAAAACATTCCCGGAATTGGTTTTGGACTAAATATCGAAGATTTATACCAAGTTCTTTTATCTACTCAGCAATTACCACAAGAAACTCCAGCGAGTGACTGGTTGGTAGCACCAGAGACAGCTAATGCTAACGCCGCTGCCTTTGTCTATGCCCAAAAACTCAGAAATTCTACTGATTTGGTGCGGGTAGAAATTGATTTGGGCGGAAGGGATGCAGAGGCGATTCGCCAATATGCAAGCGATCGCAGCATTGCCCAAATTGCTTGGATCAAAGCTGATGGCTCACCAACCATTGAATCATTGCGTTAA
- a CDS encoding bifunctional serine/threonine-protein kinase/formylglycine-generating enzyme family protein, with protein sequence MQICQNPNCSNPFNSDSNRFCVSCGQSNFGKLLRNRYRVLRLLGEGGFSRTYSTEDVDRLNAPCVIKQFFPQFQGTGQRTKAAEFFKEEAFRLYELGENHTQIPRLLAYFEQGSSLYLVQEFIQGKTLLQEVQQQIYGEQQIWELLADLLPVIEFIHTHNVIHRDIKPENIIRRASDKKPVLIDFGGAKQVTQTSIGRQATVIYTLGYAPTEQMAGFACHGSDLYALGVTCVRLLTQCLPLQDASGQINDPIYDAMNAKWLWRERLQKKDITISDELGKILDKLLKHLPSERYQTAVEVINDLKFATLNIEPVALKIVSIPQPILAPLSQKVIVPLPPLETFEFDVVTVDTGGREVNRMNCNANFFVEDLGKSVTLEMVLIPGGSQMMGSPEFEGDADERPQHQVTVEPFFMGKFPVTQAQWRVVAALPKVKQALNPHPSKFKGLDRPVENVSWYEAVEFCLRLSEKTGRDYRLPSEAEWEYACRAGTTTSFHFGETITPELVSCTMEPKSKFRKETTNVGSFEVANAFGLYDMHGLVWEWCADSWHNNYNDAPLDGTAWEVGGDINRRVLRGGSWSFSPELCRSASRSWNESDGGLRVCGFRVVFSVEEII encoded by the coding sequence ATGCAAATCTGCCAAAATCCCAATTGCTCAAATCCATTCAACTCTGATAGCAATAGATTTTGCGTCAGTTGCGGACAAAGCAACTTTGGCAAACTTCTCAGAAACCGTTACCGCGTATTAAGACTCTTAGGTGAAGGTGGATTTAGTAGAACATATTCTACAGAAGATGTAGACAGACTAAACGCCCCTTGCGTCATCAAGCAATTTTTCCCGCAGTTTCAGGGAACAGGACAACGCACTAAAGCCGCGGAATTTTTCAAAGAAGAGGCTTTTCGGTTGTATGAACTGGGAGAAAATCATACCCAAATTCCTAGATTACTAGCTTATTTTGAACAAGGTTCTAGCTTATATCTCGTACAAGAATTTATTCAAGGAAAAACTCTTTTACAAGAAGTTCAGCAACAAATTTATGGCGAGCAACAAATTTGGGAACTTTTAGCTGATTTATTGCCAGTTATAGAATTCATTCATACCCATAACGTCATTCATCGGGATATCAAACCAGAAAATATCATTCGCCGTGCAAGTGATAAAAAACCCGTCTTAATTGACTTTGGCGGTGCTAAACAGGTGACACAAACCAGTATAGGAAGACAAGCTACGGTAATTTATACCCTTGGCTATGCCCCAACAGAACAAATGGCTGGATTTGCTTGTCACGGCAGTGATTTGTATGCTTTGGGCGTAACTTGTGTGCGTCTTTTAACTCAATGTTTGCCTTTGCAGGATGCTTCTGGACAGATTAATGACCCTATTTATGATGCCATGAACGCTAAATGGTTGTGGCGCGAACGTTTACAAAAAAAAGATATTACTATCAGCGACGAATTAGGAAAAATTTTAGATAAATTACTCAAACATCTACCGAGTGAAAGGTATCAAACAGCAGTAGAAGTCATTAACGATTTGAAGTTTGCCACATTGAACATTGAACCTGTTGCCTTAAAAATTGTTTCGATACCTCAACCTATATTAGCGCCGCTATCACAAAAAGTAATCGTACCATTACCCCCATTAGAAACCTTTGAATTTGACGTAGTGACAGTAGACACAGGTGGTAGAGAAGTAAACCGCATGAACTGTAATGCAAACTTCTTTGTTGAAGATTTGGGTAAGTCTGTCACATTAGAAATGGTATTGATTCCTGGTGGTAGTCAGATGATGGGTTCGCCGGAGTTTGAAGGAGATGCTGACGAACGTCCTCAGCATCAAGTTACCGTTGAACCATTTTTTATGGGGAAATTTCCTGTGACTCAAGCACAGTGGAGAGTAGTAGCAGCTTTACCCAAAGTCAAACAAGCTTTAAATCCCCATCCATCGAAATTCAAAGGTCTAGATAGACCAGTGGAAAATGTATCTTGGTATGAGGCTGTAGAATTCTGTCTCAGGCTATCAGAAAAAACTGGACGCGACTATCGTTTACCGAGTGAAGCTGAATGGGAATATGCTTGTCGGGCTGGAACTACAACCTCATTCCATTTTGGCGAAACCATTACTCCTGAGTTAGTCAGCTGCACTATGGAACCAAAAAGCAAATTCCGTAAAGAAACAACAAACGTCGGTAGTTTTGAAGTCGCCAACGCCTTTGGATTGTACGATATGCACGGGTTAGTTTGGGAATGGTGTGCTGATTCGTGGCACAACAATTACAACGATGCACCCTTAGATGGAACAGCTTGGGAAGTTGGCGGCGATATAAATCGTCGGGTGCTACGCGGTGGTTCTTGGAGTTTCAGTCCAGAACTGTGTCGCAGTGCTAGCCGTAGCTGGAATGAGTCAGACGGTGGGCTGAGGGTTTGTGGCTTTAGAGTAGTATTTTCTGTAGAGGAGATTATTTAG